A genomic stretch from Chitinophaga lutea includes:
- a CDS encoding DUF3800 domain-containing protein, with amino-acid sequence MQKQHFFLDEAGDPTFYGKGKRIIVGQQGVSTHFILGMVGFRDDLAAVRAKVLELQREVLASPYFGGISSIEKKKQQHGYFFHATDDIPEVRKLFFDFIKKQDCSFEAVIATKIPIVFNLKHGNNSNEFYAELLSHLLCQHIPSEHRLVLNIAKLAASTRHENLMSGLEKAVRMFNTEAPLTTVSPDVVFNVQDQLSEPLLNIADYLCWSLQRVYEKGERRFYNYIADKFRLKIHLYGDGTRKA; translated from the coding sequence ATGCAGAAACAACACTTTTTTTTGGATGAAGCCGGCGATCCGACTTTTTATGGCAAAGGGAAAAGGATAATTGTAGGACAGCAAGGGGTTTCGACACATTTTATTTTGGGGATGGTTGGTTTTAGAGACGACCTGGCCGCTGTTCGGGCAAAGGTGCTCGAACTTCAACGGGAAGTACTTGCCTCTCCATACTTTGGGGGCATCAGTAGCATTGAAAAGAAGAAGCAGCAACATGGTTACTTTTTCCATGCTACCGACGATATCCCTGAGGTGCGCAAGTTGTTTTTTGACTTTATCAAAAAACAGGACTGCTCTTTCGAAGCGGTGATTGCTACAAAAATTCCCATTGTATTCAATCTCAAACATGGCAACAATTCCAATGAGTTTTATGCCGAGTTGCTTTCGCACCTGCTGTGTCAGCATATCCCGTCTGAACACAGGCTTGTATTAAATATTGCCAAGCTTGCCGCCAGTACACGGCATGAAAACCTGATGTCCGGCCTTGAAAAGGCAGTTCGCATGTTCAATACGGAGGCGCCCTTAACAACCGTTTCGCCGGATGTCGTATTTAATGTACAGGATCAGTTGAGTGAACCATTACTGAACATTGCGGATTATTTGTGCTGGAGTTTACAGCGGGTATATGAAAAGGGAGAGCGAAGGTTCTATAATTATATTGCTGACAAATTCCGCTTAAAAATTCATTTGTATGGCGATGGTACGAGGAAGGCATAG